One stretch of Amycolatopsis sp. NBC_00345 DNA includes these proteins:
- a CDS encoding Crp/Fnr family transcriptional regulator — protein MDETLARAGIFQGVEPAAAEALAQTLESVEFPRGHVIFNEGEPGDKLYIIQSGKVKIGRKSPDGRENLLGIFGPSDMFGELSIFDPGPRTSSATTVTEVRAVTMDRPALRQWISTRPEIAEQLLRVVARRLRRTNNMVAELIFTDVPGRVARALLQLAQRFGSQEAGLLRVTHDLTQEEIAQYVGASRETVNKALADFAHRGWLRLEGKSVLILDPERLARRAR, from the coding sequence GTGGACGAAACCCTGGCCCGTGCGGGCATTTTCCAGGGTGTTGAGCCGGCGGCCGCTGAGGCTCTGGCCCAGACCTTGGAATCCGTGGAGTTTCCCCGCGGCCATGTCATCTTCAACGAGGGCGAGCCGGGCGACAAGCTGTACATCATCCAGTCCGGCAAGGTGAAGATCGGCCGCAAGTCCCCGGACGGCCGCGAGAACCTGCTGGGCATCTTCGGCCCGTCCGACATGTTCGGCGAGCTGTCCATCTTCGACCCCGGCCCCCGGACGTCCAGCGCGACGACGGTGACCGAGGTCCGCGCGGTCACCATGGACCGCCCGGCCCTGCGCCAGTGGATCTCGACCCGGCCGGAGATCGCCGAGCAGCTGCTCCGCGTGGTCGCCCGCAGGCTGCGCCGGACGAACAACATGGTCGCCGAGCTGATCTTCACCGACGTCCCCGGCCGCGTGGCCCGGGCGCTGCTGCAGCTCGCGCAGCGCTTCGGCAGCCAGGAGGCCGGCCTGCTGCGGGTCACGCACGACCTCACGCAGGAAGAGATCGCGCAGTACGTCGGCGCGTCCCGCGAGACCGTGAACAAGGCACTGGCCGACTTCGCGCACCGCGGCTGGCTGCGGCTCGAGGGCAAGAGCGTGCTGATCCTCGACCCGGAGCGGCTGGCGCGGCGCGCCCGCTGA
- a CDS encoding TlpA family protein disulfide reductase, whose protein sequence is MTAVTKWALGGAVLVVALLVALLTTRGGDSKSAAAATGDLTAVRAQAALQPCPAPSAGAGVQELAGIQADCLGDGSRVDVGKVLGGGPVLVNVWASWCVPCRTELPVLQRYATEPGAVRVLGVQMASPAKDGLGLLAQLGVHLPSVFDGDGQTGPIRTALKVPSAIPASYLVTAGGQVRLIENPRLFENTDQVRAAVKDYS, encoded by the coding sequence GTGACGGCAGTCACCAAATGGGCCCTCGGCGGCGCGGTCCTGGTGGTCGCGCTGCTCGTGGCCCTGCTGACCACGCGTGGCGGCGACTCGAAGAGCGCGGCCGCGGCCACCGGCGACCTCACCGCGGTCCGCGCGCAGGCGGCCCTGCAGCCGTGCCCGGCGCCGTCCGCCGGCGCGGGTGTGCAGGAGCTGGCCGGGATCCAGGCCGACTGCCTCGGTGACGGCTCGCGCGTGGACGTCGGCAAGGTGCTGGGCGGTGGCCCGGTGCTGGTGAACGTCTGGGCGTCCTGGTGCGTGCCGTGCCGCACCGAACTGCCGGTGCTCCAGCGGTACGCCACCGAGCCCGGCGCCGTGCGGGTGCTCGGGGTGCAGATGGCGAGCCCCGCGAAGGACGGCCTGGGGTTGCTGGCTCAGCTCGGTGTCCACCTGCCGTCGGTTTTCGACGGCGACGGCCAGACCGGCCCGATCCGCACGGCGCTGAAGGTGCCGTCCGCGATCCCGGCCTCCTACCTGGTCACCGCGGGCGGGCAGGTCCGGCTCATCGAGAATCCACGCTTGTTCGAAAACACTGACCAGGTGCGCGCAGCTGTGAAGGACTATTCATGA
- a CDS encoding NUDIX hydrolase, giving the protein MDRPSEFVFDIPAGAGIATRANADGPPAQPKDAATVILLRDGADGLEVFLQHRVKGMPFAGGMTVFPGGGVDPRDADASVSWAGPPPSWWAGQFSCDDSLARALVCGAVRETFEESGVLLAGTEDAVVADVSPYRDARKALERREISLAGFLADAGLTLRADLLLPWAHWVTPEQEPRRYDTRFFAAKLPEGQRADGATSEADSTGWQRPLDAIADAREGRRVLMPPTWLTLTELDVFATADEALASSREIVRTIPVLIREDDHIRVVLHSTEA; this is encoded by the coding sequence GTGGATCGGCCGAGTGAGTTCGTCTTCGACATCCCCGCGGGGGCCGGTATCGCGACGAGGGCGAACGCCGACGGGCCACCCGCCCAGCCCAAGGACGCCGCGACGGTGATCCTCCTGCGCGACGGCGCGGACGGCCTCGAGGTCTTCCTCCAGCACCGCGTCAAGGGCATGCCGTTCGCGGGCGGGATGACCGTGTTCCCCGGCGGCGGGGTGGACCCGCGCGACGCCGACGCGTCCGTGAGCTGGGCCGGGCCGCCGCCGAGCTGGTGGGCCGGGCAGTTCAGCTGTGACGACTCCCTCGCCCGCGCGCTGGTGTGCGGCGCGGTGCGCGAGACGTTCGAGGAGTCCGGCGTGCTGCTGGCGGGCACGGAGGACGCGGTGGTCGCCGACGTCTCGCCGTACCGCGACGCCCGGAAAGCCTTGGAGCGCCGGGAGATCTCACTCGCGGGCTTCCTCGCCGACGCCGGCCTGACACTGCGCGCCGACCTGCTGCTGCCGTGGGCGCACTGGGTCACGCCCGAGCAGGAGCCGCGCCGTTACGACACGCGGTTCTTCGCCGCGAAGCTCCCCGAAGGGCAGCGCGCGGACGGCGCGACGTCCGAGGCCGACTCCACCGGCTGGCAACGCCCGCTGGACGCGATCGCGGACGCCCGCGAAGGCCGCCGCGTGCTGATGCCGCCCACCTGGCTCACGCTCACCGAGCTGGACGTGTTCGCCACGGCGGACGAGGCCCTCGCGTCGTCCCGGGAGATCGTCCGGACCATCCCGGTTTTGATTCGCGAGGATGACCACATCCGTGTTGTTCTGCACTCGACGGAGGCCTGA
- a CDS encoding MBL fold metallo-hydrolase → MTAPAYGELRRVSETASVLLENNPSMMTLEGTNSWVLRAPDAPAAVVVDPGYRDLEHLERLAAVGAVELIVLTHHHPDHAEGAPWFAEKVGAPVRAFDASLCLGAEPFADGDVLTAGGLRFEVLHTPGHTDDSVSLHVAGQILTGDTILGRGTTVLHDLGDYLRSLRRLMGLPAGTPGLPGHGPELADLPATAREYLAHREQRLDQVRSALGVLGADATPRQVVEVVYADVDQTLWAPAELSVQAQLDYLRSSEDAR, encoded by the coding sequence GTGACCGCGCCCGCGTATGGCGAGCTGCGCCGTGTTTCCGAGACAGCTTCGGTGCTGCTGGAGAACAACCCGTCGATGATGACGCTGGAGGGCACGAACAGCTGGGTGCTGCGCGCGCCGGACGCGCCCGCCGCCGTGGTCGTCGACCCGGGTTACCGCGACCTGGAGCACCTGGAGCGGCTCGCGGCCGTCGGGGCGGTCGAGCTGATCGTGCTGACCCATCACCACCCGGACCACGCCGAGGGCGCGCCGTGGTTCGCCGAGAAGGTCGGGGCGCCGGTGCGGGCGTTCGACGCGTCGCTGTGCCTGGGCGCGGAGCCGTTCGCGGACGGTGACGTGCTCACCGCCGGCGGCCTGCGCTTCGAGGTGCTGCACACGCCCGGCCACACCGACGATTCCGTGTCACTACACGTCGCGGGCCAGATCCTCACCGGCGACACGATCCTGGGCCGCGGCACCACCGTGCTGCACGACCTCGGCGACTACCTGCGCTCGCTGCGGCGGCTGATGGGGCTGCCCGCCGGCACCCCCGGGCTGCCCGGCCACGGCCCCGAGCTGGCCGACCTGCCCGCGACCGCGCGCGAGTACCTGGCGCACCGGGAACAGCGACTGGACCAGGTGCGTTCCGCCTTGGGAGTGCTCGGCGCGGACGCGACTCCGCGACAGGTGGTCGAGGTCGTCTACGCCGACGTCGACCAGACACTCTGGGCGCCTGCCGAGCTGAGCGTGCAGGCGCAGCTGGACTACCTACGTTCTTCGGAGGACGCGCGATGA
- a CDS encoding MarP family serine protease yields the protein MNWVDVLVLLLAVLAAVSGAFQGVIVALPALIGVGIGAVLGVKLAPYVVELFDNQVAKVAFAFGTVVFLVVLGETIGVWIGRRLRHKINPDKLSGVDKTLGAIVQAAAVFVVAWLVANPLTTVSAVPGLAKAINSSVVLGKVNDAMPAAAQGFPTDLRKLLDASGFPSAVSPFEKAPSADTSPPDSSLDASAVVTRVHPSVVKIRGNAPSCSRALEGSGFVIAPQRVMTNAHVVAGTDEVGIESTSGDYRARVVYFNPEVDIAVLAVPGLRAPALPFARETAGAGDSAIVLGYPLDGPYKATPARVRGRINLRGPDIYEANTVQRDVFTVRATIRSGNSGGPMLTPDGDVIGVVFGAAVEDPDTGFTLTAEQVRSEVDAAPSQTTNVSTGACAS from the coding sequence GTGAACTGGGTTGATGTCCTGGTACTGCTGCTCGCGGTGCTGGCGGCCGTCTCCGGGGCCTTCCAGGGCGTGATCGTGGCGCTGCCCGCGCTGATCGGCGTCGGCATCGGCGCCGTGCTCGGGGTGAAGCTCGCGCCGTACGTGGTGGAGCTGTTCGACAACCAGGTCGCGAAGGTGGCGTTCGCGTTCGGCACCGTGGTGTTCCTCGTGGTGCTCGGCGAGACCATCGGGGTGTGGATCGGGCGGCGGCTGCGCCACAAGATCAACCCCGACAAACTGTCCGGAGTGGACAAAACGCTGGGCGCGATCGTGCAGGCCGCCGCGGTGTTCGTGGTCGCGTGGCTGGTGGCGAACCCGCTGACCACCGTCTCCGCCGTGCCGGGGCTGGCCAAGGCGATCAACTCGTCCGTGGTGCTGGGCAAGGTCAACGACGCGATGCCGGCCGCCGCCCAGGGCTTCCCGACCGATCTGCGGAAGCTGCTCGACGCGTCCGGCTTCCCGTCGGCGGTGTCGCCGTTCGAGAAGGCGCCCTCGGCCGACACCTCGCCGCCGGACTCGTCGCTGGACGCCAGCGCGGTCGTCACCCGGGTGCACCCGAGCGTGGTGAAGATCCGCGGCAACGCGCCGTCGTGCTCGCGGGCGCTGGAGGGCAGCGGTTTCGTGATCGCGCCGCAGCGCGTGATGACCAACGCGCACGTGGTCGCGGGCACCGACGAGGTCGGCATCGAGTCCACCTCGGGCGACTACCGGGCGCGGGTCGTGTACTTCAACCCGGAGGTCGACATCGCCGTGCTGGCGGTGCCGGGCCTGCGTGCGCCCGCCCTGCCGTTCGCCAGGGAGACGGCGGGCGCGGGTGACAGCGCGATCGTGCTGGGCTACCCGCTCGACGGCCCGTACAAGGCGACGCCCGCGCGCGTGCGCGGCCGGATCAACCTGCGCGGCCCGGACATCTACGAGGCGAACACCGTGCAGCGGGACGTGTTCACCGTCCGCGCGACCATTCGCAGCGGCAACTCCGGCGGCCCGATGCTCACGCCGGACGGCGACGTGATCGGCGTTGTCTTCGGCGCGGCGGTGGAGGACCCGGACACGGGCTTCACGCTGACCGCCGAACAGGTCCGCTCGGAGGTCGACGCCGCCCCGTCGCAGACGACGAACGTGAGCACCGGCGCCTGCGCGAGCTAG
- a CDS encoding DNA polymerase III subunit beta, which translates to MDLTSPVRPLSAAANAAVRLLPRQALLRLRADAGGVVVSGSDRDLAVRFACAATTHTDGEVLVPAAPLAETLRMLGSELVRLVVEGSRLALRVEGARFALPLLDRDLRQEPPSPPQVSEVDGLLLATALRTVAGTAAKDDPLPLFTGVRIQADGDGLRLTASDRYRMAVARLPVRHAEGPLDVLVPAGLLTEAARQAHGILGLHGDGSRFGLSWAGGAVTTAVLDAGFLSADAIPSGAVDTEVEIDADALAAAVRRVGVYSEDRRILTLEVGDAHVRLASSRQDTGEAEETLKANVCGGRTSPSFQAKYLLEALAPFSGGDVRLAIQPGMRACVLRSAEAKEVELTYYLMPMLPR; encoded by the coding sequence ATGGATCTCACGTCCCCAGTGCGGCCGCTGTCGGCGGCCGCGAATGCCGCGGTCCGGCTGCTGCCGCGGCAGGCTTTGTTGCGGTTGCGCGCCGACGCGGGCGGAGTCGTGGTCTCGGGCAGCGACCGGGACCTCGCCGTGCGGTTCGCGTGTGCGGCCACCACCCACACCGACGGTGAGGTGCTCGTGCCCGCGGCGCCGCTCGCCGAGACGTTGCGCATGCTCGGCAGCGAGCTGGTCCGGCTGGTCGTCGAGGGCAGCAGGCTCGCGTTGCGGGTCGAGGGCGCCCGGTTCGCGCTGCCGCTGCTGGACCGCGACCTGCGGCAGGAGCCGCCGTCGCCGCCTCAAGTGTCCGAAGTGGACGGATTATTGCTCGCGACGGCGCTGCGCACCGTGGCGGGCACGGCGGCGAAGGACGACCCGCTGCCCCTCTTCACCGGCGTCCGGATCCAGGCCGACGGCGACGGACTGCGGCTGACCGCGTCGGACCGGTACCGGATGGCGGTCGCGCGGCTGCCGGTGCGGCACGCCGAGGGGCCGCTCGACGTGCTCGTCCCAGCCGGCCTGCTCACCGAGGCCGCGCGGCAGGCCCACGGCATCCTGGGCCTGCACGGCGACGGCAGCCGCTTCGGCCTGAGCTGGGCCGGCGGCGCGGTCACCACCGCCGTCCTGGACGCGGGCTTCCTGTCGGCGGACGCGATCCCGTCCGGCGCGGTCGACACGGAGGTGGAGATCGACGCGGACGCGCTCGCCGCCGCCGTCCGCCGCGTCGGGGTCTACTCCGAGGACCGCCGCATCCTGACGCTGGAGGTCGGCGACGCGCACGTCCGCCTCGCCAGCTCCCGCCAGGACACAGGTGAAGCGGAGGAAACGCTGAAGGCAAACGTTTGCGGTGGCCGCACCTCGCCGTCCTTCCAGGCGAAGTACCTCCTCGAAGCCCTGGCCCCGTTCTCCGGCGGCGACGTCCGGCTCGCCATCCAGCCGGGGATGCGCGCGTGTGTCCTGCGTTCCGCCGAGGCGAAGGAGGTCGAGCTGACGTACTACCTGATGCCGATGCTGCCCCGCTGA
- a CDS encoding NUDIX hydrolase encodes MTGPLVAPEAVPEWLRPLVKVSAEVDGRAFSRFTPPEDPLTRSAAVLILFGERPDGPDVLLQRRADTLGSHAGQVSFPGGGAEDGDGGPVGTAVREAEEETGVDPSGVLPVAVLPELYVPVSRFAVTPVLAYWQTPSPVHAVDPGETAAVARVGLADLTDPAHRFQVRKSGPGLKSPVWKGPAFDVDGLFVWGFTAGLLSALLSLGGWEREWDTGDVRDLDVALAEHQARNAAGGRGVTT; translated from the coding sequence ATGACCGGACCGCTCGTCGCGCCCGAAGCCGTGCCCGAGTGGCTGCGGCCGCTGGTCAAGGTGTCCGCCGAAGTCGACGGCCGGGCGTTCTCCCGGTTCACCCCGCCCGAGGACCCGCTGACGCGCTCGGCCGCCGTGCTCATCCTGTTCGGCGAGCGCCCCGACGGCCCGGACGTGCTGCTCCAGCGCCGCGCCGACACCCTCGGCTCGCACGCCGGCCAGGTCTCGTTTCCGGGCGGCGGCGCCGAGGACGGCGACGGCGGCCCGGTCGGCACGGCAGTGCGCGAGGCCGAGGAGGAGACCGGCGTCGACCCGTCCGGCGTGCTGCCGGTCGCGGTGCTGCCGGAGCTGTACGTGCCCGTTTCGCGCTTCGCGGTGACGCCCGTGCTCGCGTACTGGCAGACCCCGTCGCCCGTGCACGCCGTCGATCCCGGCGAGACGGCCGCGGTGGCGCGCGTCGGCCTGGCCGACCTGACCGACCCGGCCCACCGGTTTCAGGTGCGGAAGTCCGGGCCAGGACTGAAAAGCCCGGTGTGGAAGGGCCCGGCGTTCGACGTCGACGGCCTGTTCGTCTGGGGTTTCACCGCCGGCCTGCTGTCCGCGCTGCTTTCGCTCGGCGGCTGGGAACGGGAGTGGGACACCGGCGACGTGCGCGACCTTGACGTAGCGTTGGCCGAACACCAGGCCCGGAACGCGGCCGGAGGGCGGGGGGTGACCACGTGA
- a CDS encoding MFS transporter has protein sequence MSHSAHSEGRTTLADYRTALTAPGSRRAVLASVLARLPIAMIGISALLYVQRETGSFATAGLVSASSLAGVSVGAVVQGRLIDRFGPTRPLLVTALVLALTMTSLALAIEAHAATILLVTLAAMTGLSEPMVGSASRALWTKLLPAGAARNAAFSYEAISMEMFFILGPGIAGLLVTAPWPGTGMVAGTAAMVIGATLFALSPAVRAWGPAPRAKTPLLGALAGPGMRTLALAALGFGMVIGFVEVAVPAAATESGHASLSGLLLSAWSLSSVAFGVAYSLHPWPRKLGLRLPVLLGGFGALVALLALPSSLWALAVLMLLAGAMITPQSTTHSAAIEVVAPRGTAAEAFGWVLTAVTLGLAAGQSVSGYLVEHAGTSAAFLAAGVAGVLMAVLVWSLRRTVRPLTSAAPAELVGAGR, from the coding sequence GTGTCCCACTCTGCTCACTCCGAAGGCCGGACCACGCTCGCCGACTACCGCACCGCGCTGACCGCGCCCGGCTCGCGCCGCGCGGTTCTCGCGTCCGTGCTCGCCCGGCTGCCGATCGCGATGATCGGCATCTCGGCGCTGCTCTACGTCCAGCGTGAGACGGGCTCGTTCGCCACCGCGGGGCTGGTCTCGGCCAGCTCGCTCGCCGGTGTCTCGGTGGGCGCGGTGGTCCAGGGCCGGCTGATCGACCGCTTCGGGCCGACGCGCCCGCTGCTCGTCACGGCCCTGGTGCTCGCGCTGACGATGACCTCACTGGCCCTCGCGATCGAGGCCCACGCGGCGACGATCCTGCTGGTCACGCTGGCCGCGATGACCGGGCTGTCGGAGCCGATGGTGGGCTCGGCCTCGCGGGCGCTGTGGACCAAGCTGCTGCCTGCGGGGGCCGCTCGCAACGCCGCGTTCTCGTACGAAGCAATCAGCATGGAGATGTTCTTCATCCTCGGCCCTGGCATCGCGGGCCTGCTGGTGACGGCCCCGTGGCCGGGCACCGGCATGGTCGCGGGCACGGCGGCGATGGTCATCGGCGCGACGCTGTTCGCGCTGAGCCCGGCCGTCCGCGCGTGGGGGCCGGCGCCGCGGGCGAAGACTCCCCTGCTGGGCGCGCTCGCCGGCCCGGGCATGCGGACGCTGGCACTGGCGGCGCTCGGCTTCGGCATGGTGATCGGCTTCGTCGAGGTCGCCGTCCCGGCCGCGGCGACGGAGTCCGGGCACGCTTCGCTGAGCGGGCTGCTGCTGTCGGCGTGGTCGCTGAGCTCCGTGGCGTTCGGCGTCGCGTACAGCCTGCACCCGTGGCCGCGGAAGCTGGGCCTGCGCCTGCCGGTGCTGCTCGGTGGCTTCGGCGCGCTGGTCGCGCTGCTGGCGCTGCCGTCGTCGCTGTGGGCCCTGGCGGTCCTGATGCTCCTGGCCGGCGCCATGATCACCCCCCAATCAACCACCCACTCGGCGGCGATCGAGGTCGTCGCCCCGCGCGGCACCGCCGCGGAGGCCTTCGGCTGGGTCCTGACGGCGGTGACCCTGGGCCTCGCCGCAGGCCAGTCGGTGAGCGGCTACCTGGTCGAACACGCGGGCACCAGTGCGGCTTTCCTCGCGGCTGGTGTGGCGGGCGTCTTGATGGCCGTCCTGGTGTGGAGCCTGCGGCGCACGGTCCGGCCGCTGACCTCGGCTGCTCCTGCGGAACTGGTCGGCGCTGGGCGGTAG
- a CDS encoding RidA family protein: MTWSSRLAELGIELPGVAAPLAAYVPAVQSGSHVYTSGQLPFVDGVLAATGKVGAEVSPEEAKGHARTSALNALAAVHALVGIDSVARIVKVVGFVASADGFTGQPAVINGASELLGEVFGDAGVHARSAVGVAELPIGAPVEVELIVEVR, from the coding sequence ATGACTTGGAGTTCCCGGCTCGCCGAGCTCGGCATCGAGCTGCCCGGCGTCGCGGCGCCGCTGGCCGCCTACGTGCCGGCCGTGCAGAGCGGCTCGCACGTCTACACCTCCGGCCAGCTGCCGTTCGTCGACGGCGTGCTCGCCGCGACCGGCAAGGTCGGCGCGGAGGTCAGCCCCGAGGAGGCCAAGGGGCACGCCCGCACGTCGGCGCTGAACGCCCTCGCCGCGGTACACGCGCTCGTCGGCATCGATTCGGTGGCCCGCATCGTGAAGGTGGTCGGCTTCGTCGCGTCCGCGGACGGCTTCACCGGCCAGCCCGCTGTGATCAACGGCGCTTCCGAGCTGCTGGGCGAGGTCTTCGGCGACGCGGGTGTGCACGCCCGCTCGGCCGTCGGCGTCGCGGAGCTGCCGATCGGGGCGCCCGTGGAGGTCGAACTCATCGTGGAGGTGCGGTAG
- the nth gene encoding endonuclease III: MKRCLDEVYPDAKAELDFTNPLELLVAVVLSAQTTDVRVNLVTPALFKRYRTAADYAAADRAELEEFLRTTGFFRAKANSVMGLGAALAERFGGEVPGRLEDLVTLPGVGRKTANVVLGNAFDVPGITVDTHFGRLVRRWGWTTEEDPVKVEHAVGELIPRKEWTMLSHRVIFHGRRVCHARKPACGACPLKKDCPSFGAGPTEFEAAAKLVKGEEREHILELAARG, from the coding sequence ATGAAGCGTTGCCTCGACGAGGTTTATCCGGACGCGAAGGCCGAGCTGGATTTCACGAATCCGCTGGAACTGCTGGTCGCGGTCGTCCTTTCGGCGCAGACCACCGACGTGCGGGTGAACCTGGTCACGCCCGCGTTGTTCAAGCGCTACCGCACGGCCGCCGACTATGCCGCCGCCGACCGCGCCGAGCTGGAGGAGTTCCTCCGCACCACCGGGTTCTTCCGCGCGAAGGCCAACTCGGTGATGGGCCTCGGCGCCGCGCTCGCGGAGCGCTTCGGCGGCGAGGTGCCCGGACGGCTGGAAGACCTGGTCACGCTGCCGGGGGTCGGCCGCAAGACCGCGAACGTCGTGCTCGGCAACGCGTTCGACGTGCCGGGGATCACAGTGGACACCCACTTCGGCCGCCTCGTGCGCCGTTGGGGCTGGACCACCGAGGAGGACCCGGTCAAGGTCGAGCACGCGGTCGGCGAGCTGATCCCGCGCAAGGAGTGGACGATGCTGTCCCACCGCGTGATCTTCCACGGCCGCCGCGTCTGCCACGCCCGCAAGCCCGCCTGCGGCGCGTGCCCGCTGAAGAAGGACTGCCCGTCGTTCGGCGCCGGGCCGACCGAGTTCGAAGCGGCCGCGAAGCTGGTCAAGGGCGAGGAGCGTGAGCACATCCTCGAGCTGGCGGCTCGCGGGTGA
- a CDS encoding MFS transporter: protein MDSLFAHPRDFRKLWIGQTISAFGDKASRIALPTVALLGLGGTAWDVGVLAALRFLPFVLIGSVAGVWADRVSRRKTMIWADAGRLLAMGYVPLAYALGVLTLGGLFVVAAVVGVLTVFFEVAAQSYIPALAGADGILAANERLQTSRAVAEVGGAAAAGGLMQVLGSALAVLADALSFLASLVSLLLMRHRENVAPKPDEPRSAFREAREGLAVLMADARLRTLMFATTTVNVGVASAAAVVLVFAYDYGKLSPGAVGLAFAAGTVGLILGAVSAGAIARRLTVGRTLTLAILLIGLSYLLLPVAGPGAALIALVACQFFAGFADSVFNIHTLSLVQRITPPRLLGRVNGTALSVVWGSGTLGGLTGGLIGTGFGARPGLVVAAAVICCGAVFVVASPLRMIRDGAGEPVSR from the coding sequence ATGGACTCGCTTTTCGCCCATCCCCGCGACTTCCGGAAGCTGTGGATCGGCCAGACGATCAGCGCGTTCGGCGACAAGGCGTCGCGGATCGCGCTGCCCACGGTCGCGTTGCTGGGCCTCGGCGGGACGGCCTGGGACGTCGGGGTGCTGGCCGCGCTGCGCTTCCTGCCGTTCGTGCTGATCGGCTCGGTCGCGGGGGTGTGGGCCGACCGGGTCTCGCGCCGGAAGACCATGATCTGGGCGGACGCGGGCCGGCTGCTGGCGATGGGGTACGTCCCGCTCGCCTACGCGCTCGGCGTCCTCACCCTCGGCGGGCTGTTCGTGGTCGCGGCCGTGGTCGGCGTGCTGACCGTGTTCTTCGAAGTGGCCGCCCAGTCCTACATCCCGGCCCTCGCCGGGGCGGACGGGATACTGGCCGCCAACGAGCGGCTGCAGACCTCACGGGCGGTGGCCGAGGTCGGCGGCGCGGCCGCGGCGGGCGGCCTGATGCAGGTGCTGGGCAGCGCGTTGGCGGTGCTGGCCGATGCCTTGTCCTTCCTGGCTTCGCTGGTTTCGCTCCTGCTGATGCGTCACCGTGAGAACGTCGCACCGAAGCCGGACGAGCCGCGCTCGGCGTTCCGTGAAGCGCGCGAGGGACTGGCCGTGCTGATGGCCGACGCCCGCCTGCGCACCTTGATGTTCGCGACGACCACGGTGAACGTCGGGGTGGCCTCCGCCGCCGCGGTTGTGCTGGTGTTCGCCTACGACTACGGGAAACTGAGCCCCGGCGCGGTCGGGCTCGCGTTCGCCGCCGGCACGGTCGGGCTCATCCTGGGCGCAGTCTCCGCGGGGGCGATCGCCCGCCGGCTCACCGTGGGCCGGACACTGACGTTGGCGATCCTGCTGATCGGGCTCAGTTACCTGCTGCTGCCGGTCGCCGGCCCCGGAGCGGCGCTGATCGCCTTGGTGGCGTGCCAGTTCTTCGCCGGGTTCGCGGACTCGGTCTTCAACATCCACACGCTCAGCCTGGTCCAGCGGATCACGCCACCGCGGCTGCTGGGCCGGGTCAACGGGACCGCGCTGTCCGTCGTGTGGGGCAGCGGAACGCTGGGCGGGCTCACCGGCGGGCTGATCGGCACCGGCTTCGGCGCCCGGCCCGGACTGGTGGTCGCGGCCGCCGTCATCTGCTGTGGCGCGGTGTTCGTCGTCGCCTCCCCGCTGCGGATGATCCGCGACGGCGCGGGCGAACCGGTCAGCCGATGA
- a CDS encoding helix-turn-helix transcriptional regulator, with translation MTQRLVGSGGIAGMTQLHQAVPLVERQHAIIELLRVRAPRRVPGADLATATGVSQRTVERDITRLREAGVPIAIHRGPGGGYAIDARTALPPISLTPGEASALIASLVAVGPYTSAVAQSALGKVLGALVERHA, from the coding sequence ATGACCCAGCGGCTGGTCGGCTCCGGCGGAATCGCGGGCATGACCCAGTTGCACCAAGCCGTTCCGCTGGTCGAGCGTCAGCACGCGATCATCGAACTGCTGCGCGTGCGGGCACCGCGCCGGGTGCCGGGCGCGGACCTCGCGACGGCGACCGGGGTCAGTCAGCGGACGGTCGAGCGGGACATCACGCGGCTGCGCGAGGCCGGGGTGCCCATCGCCATCCACCGCGGGCCCGGCGGCGGGTACGCCATCGACGCGCGGACCGCGTTGCCGCCGATCTCACTGACCCCGGGTGAGGCCTCCGCGTTGATCGCCTCGCTGGTCGCCGTCGGCCCGTACACGTCGGCGGTGGCGCAATCCGCGCTGGGCAAGGTGCTGGGCGCGCTCGTCGAGCGCCACGCCTAG
- a CDS encoding glutaredoxin family protein has protein sequence MSDVEVEFYWRPGCGFCAALRPSLLASGLNVKEINIWEDPGAAERVRAVANGNEVVPTVIIGSTALVNPSFDEVEAAVKAESAA, from the coding sequence ATGAGTGACGTCGAGGTCGAGTTCTACTGGCGGCCGGGCTGCGGCTTCTGCGCGGCGCTGCGGCCCTCGCTGTTGGCGAGCGGCTTGAACGTCAAGGAGATCAACATCTGGGAGGACCCGGGCGCGGCCGAGCGGGTGCGCGCGGTGGCCAACGGGAACGAGGTCGTGCCGACGGTGATCATCGGCTCGACCGCGCTGGTGAACCCGAGCTTCGACGAGGTGGAGGCGGCCGTGAAGGCCGAGTCCGCCGCCTGA